aaacgggggcaaagaaagtgctgtgtaatcaatttttaggtaataaaactgcttaaatagcaccattttccaccttgaaatataaattttcccgggggaggacccccggacccccagcttcaataggggggatagatgattctttataaaaaggtatattgccccccccccctttggaaatttatttgttgCGTCCCTGgcgtatacatacacacacagcgTAAGCcaacaagttaaaaaatttaatcagcaTTCTGAAAAAAGAATTTCAACAATGTACTGAAGCACAGTGAGACTAAATTATAGAACAGCTGGCAAAAATTTCGAAATCTAGTGTTGGCTATGATTTGGACCATTTTGACACGTGGTATGGGTAGATGAATGTTGTGACTCAATTTACTGCAAAATAGTAATGACTGCTGTCATAACTACGTCTGTATATTTCAGTTTTGTTAGCCCTCGTGGAAAGCGCACACAAAACGCAATGAAGTTGAGAAAACTACAAAGAGAGTCTACACTATGTAAAGGAATGCCTCGAAGCGGAACTATAGCGAAGACTATAACGAGCTAGATAACAAACCTTAGGTCGGCTCGCACAGTCGTGAATTTCGGCAAAGCAATGGCGGATATgacaagagagaaaaaaattgcaaaatatcagtgtAGGCATTAAATATGTGACGCAAAGTGTGATGTTACAGCACCTGCAATTCCAACTGTATGAGAAACCACATCGCCTACGGCTGCTACTAAaggcccatatgtcagtgtgttaatgTATATAGTAATgttaggattttttaaaaatataaagtgtTAACATTTATAGTTTttctacattttttaaaaacctcTTTCCCCTTCGAAAACGTTTCCTGCATCTGCCGTTGAAGTAACCTGCAGTAAAGCATTTCTCCATCTTATTAAATTGCAAAGTGTTTGTTGGATTTTACATGCCTGACTTTGCAAGCGGTCCTAATTGCCATAAAATCTTCACCGGAATGCCCAATTTACGAGAGAGACAATGCTACAGTGAGATCGTAACCCAGAGCATGGTATGTGAATACCGtgcaaaaatttgttaaaaaaaaaaaaagtctgaaatgTTTCTACGAACAGATCAACCCTAGAATCAACGTGACAGTGGTTGTTACCTCGTGGCGTATCCGGCTCCGCGTCTCGACTGCGAGATACCAGCCAGCGTGGTtgttatttgtacatttaaaaaaagagtGGGTGAAGCCAAGGccatgacaagaaaaaaaaaagcatcacaTTACTTGCTTTTCTTAGGATGAATTAACGTTCCTCGCTCCGTGCGCACTACGAGCAAACGACCCAGTTGCGTAACCAAGTAACAAGCACCAATACACAACCTACAAAAATTCATTCTACTTTCGGTTGGTATTAATGCGCGCCAACTGACCGTGGTCAGGAGACCAAGCAGTCCAAGCGTTGACGTCACAGTGTCTCGGGCGGTCGGCGGTAAAGTGACAGTTTTGAATTTAAGCATCTTTGTTGAGGGAAAcgttttcacagacgagaaagccaaacgcccgatagtgcatcttcgttttttttttttttttttttcattgtatctcatgataactaatcgtcaattcggttaggttagctacattttaaatactttaaaacattgtggacggttgatttggtaaggatagctacattaaagataaaatgattttacagtatttttaatgtagctatacttacctaatataaccaaccattcacaatgttttaaagtatttataatgtagctaacctatcctaatcgaccgcaatatttaatgccacaccggtttatacaatgagatagaacggaaagaaaaaaaaacgagcaggaacttcgggtgtggctctctcgtctgtgaaatgaaggcttcctctTTGCTGAGGGGGATAACATTTTCAAGCGATACAAAAATTACGTTAgcgtgaggggaatagttaggtacgtggtgggggaaccggtagaggaggagagtgcgtcagcagcGAAGCCACGCACTAGCGGTCGAACAGGAAGACGGCAAAAAATGGGGCATAGATACGTAGCATAGCATGCTAAATGCTaattgtaacggccggaagggaagACAGCAgtagagaggtagaaatgacgcagcagtgatgctacgaaaTTCTTGTAATGTTGCCTGTGTTCGActactcagttttcgtaacggctaacgattgacgctaccatattgcttttttttttttttgttaatctactatttatttattttttcgtgtggaaaagagctattgatttgtgcaattaactttataactatcattttttatgtgaatagtgtgattcagtggcgtagccaggatttgtgtatggggggtgttaagaatcaTGGGGCCCCCCCgcccccatattaaagcggggggtccgggggccctcccccgggaaaatttggattttaaggtgtaaaatagtgctatttgagcagttttcggtacttaaatttaaatattgtaatggtaaaatttttattaattttaatatgaaatttgtttgagtgatggataagaaattaattaaagatttggtgctaaggggggggtttgaacccctaaaacccccccctggctacgcccctggtgtgattgtaaaatgtaaaataatgtatagacttaagaggttagctttaaaagtgtattttttttcgttaatgaccactgtgatttgaaatgtcaaaaacacttATAGACGTGTGAGATAGATCTTTATACTTAAgtgtaatttaatatttgtaatttatgttCTGGAGGagaggttttttttctgttctttcattttattcagctggagattgCGATTTAACATCCGGCCGTCGTAGAAGTTTCGtggttcaaaaatttaattattttaaagactatatatttttcataacatattaatatgtggagcacatttaaaaaatgttaagataAAGGGATAAGGTATACTGTAATACTGTCTAAGACACTGTTCGCGTCTCACACTTTTCCACTTATGATATAAATACCAAATTACATAACTTAGACTGATTTAAATAGTATCTATATTGGATAATTTATAGAATGCATTCTATATTAAacactatatatgtatatatattacaaagtATCAAGTATCAAGTATATATAATACAGCATGTATTagtgttagtagtatgtaaatcggcatactgggacagggttcaggctgaggagccaggagccgaccgccatcttggattgtaacttcacgatggccatcttggatgaccttgaccttgaaccttggcATTAAAAATTTGCCTCAAgttccgccaaaatttccatattttctGAAAAACATTTCgccaaaaaatttccaaaaattttaaaaattaaaaatgacttttgggggggggggggaaatcatgTTTTCTTTCTCAAAAAAGCAAAATTTAGGAAAGACCTTTAAATACTTTTGCttaagaaagaacacaaattccatattgaggcttaataatccatgtctacagcctccgataatcCTCTGTCGTCATAATGGAATATGATGTCAcagttgcagtttccgttatgtccaccatattaaaaatatttatttattgtccaattttaatgaaaaaaggtctaaaatttatagaaaatttaattaataaaattttaataaaatatatttaaaaacaccgttgcacatatcgttacgccCAACATCTttgattctataaatgttgcatgttttgtttctcccgccatattggataattATGTCGTCATCATTACACTTGACattacgtccgccatattgtattctagAACGTAGCACttttctttacggccgccatcttgaaaaaccgtaatttttatgctagaaaattgggaaaattttaaaattatataaaattaaataaatcaaattttaataaaaaattttaaatatctcttacgccttgaagtcctcggtttgaacccagtaggaacaaaaataaaataaaaatgttgttagatcctttctccacagaagccacctgcagacacctctcaccactaatgccaaagtatatatcatcagctagtatgacgtcatgcccACCATCTGGTTTTCTTCTGTTGGAgactaccattttgttttcgtttactagagtgtgctaccatcaAATTAGTTTATGTTAACCTGTTAGAGTGCAGTagtcatttattattgctgtggcACCTACCATCTTGATTTTAGGCGCCATCttaaaattgtgtaattatttagctaaaaattcgggaaaaattccaaaatccattaattaaatttgcaaacaatatactgattgattcgatcgattcctgtcctcggttggatccctgggcgatgcaaaaaatttaattttatgaagaaaggctcatttaataaatcatattcaaaatcCAAAAAGAGGCATAAATCCTTTACTACCAGCATCCAGTAAGCCGTTATTACCGCTGtctttattgacctataaattcggaaaaaaattcaaaaaattgcacttatttaaataatgaccGAATCGATAGATTcttgtcctcggtttgattctcgaccagtgacaagtgtaactaaatattaaataaattttatattctgtttcccattacatttcacggagtttattaatcattcactctacgaaaaacaactcaagacaatatacctgtccgatgaattaaatacgttgtcgataaGCCTGACATTAAAGTGTAGTTTTACAATACTTATAATAACCtctaaaatgttcatgtacaaagccattatacatatagaccaagcgtcttcggaccgcgataccgggtcataaacaatgtcagtcgtatagatcaatcatttccgaacctcatgaCCTTCTTTGTAGTCAGCTAATTATAATCAATTagaccaacgtaacatgttttacgcttagaTGAGGACacagaatccctgaaaaatgatttatcaagacaaagaggtttggactagtaaatattcagagataatacatatttgactacgcgcatttaacgaaacatcacacattcaacaaaagaacacactgaacatacagtacacacaggaaacggaatgctGGTAGTAAAGGATTTtaaggctttttttttctttaggattttgaacatgttttattgaaattggtattttttacattaaattaaattttttgcatcgcccaaagatctaaccaaggacacgaatcgatcaaatcaatcagtatattgattgcaagtTTAATTcatgaattttgaaattattttcgaatttctagccaaataattacacaattttaaGATGGCACCCAAAACTCAAGATGGTAGGTGCCACAGTAAtcataaatgattactgcactctatacGGTTAAacataaactaatatgatggtagcgcactctagtaaatgaatacaagatggtggtctccagcagaataaaacaagatggcgggcatgacgtcataccagctgatgatatataccttggcattagtggcttctgtggaggaaagatctatcaacattttttttcttcattttttcttACTGGATTTGAACTGAGGACTTCAAGTCGTAATAGCgtttttatattagtttttaattaaaaatttattcatgatttttttttataatttttaaaattttcccgattttatagcataaaaattacggtttttcaagatggcagccgcaACATAAAGTGTAATGATGACGACAtaatcatccaaaatggtgggtgCAAGGAAACATACAACATTTATAggttccaagatggtgggcataacgatatgtgcaacggtgtttttaaataattagtattaaaattttatttattaaatatttctataatgttttgaattttttattatatttgcataataagtaaatattttcaagatggtggacataacagaatttgcaatggtgatgtcattccattatgacgtcagaggcttatcggaggctgttggcatggattcttaagccttaatatggaatttgtgttctttctaaggcaaaaccttctgaggtttttcaaaatcctaacttttgaatttttgaggaagaaaacggaAATTCTTCCCGTGAAAAAGAtcagttttttatttttcaaaatttttgagattttttggcgtgATTTTTTCCTGGAGATATGGGAAATTTGGCGAAATTTggcattcaagatggccgccgtgacttcacaatccaagatagctgTCTGCTTCTGGCTCCTCAACCTGCACCCTGTCCCAGTATGCCCCTTTACATACTACTAGTGTTCATTGTGTTATAAATTAATGTAAAAGGATTTCCAAATAATGAAGGATTTCATGCGTTACTTTTATTttgttatgattttatattaataaattagttaTTGCTTAAAGCTattgataaattataaaataataagttaACATGAAAAATGATTTAGCTTATGGTAGATAATCTAGGAGTTGACATAGCACAGCATAGTCATATTCAAATAGCTTATTTTAGCTGTGACTCAGTTTTAAGAGTTTGTTCATAACCACGGGCTGTCGTTTGCTCCCACAGACATGAGCGGAAACGAGGGAAGCAGCCGCCTCAGACGCTACCTGGGAAGTATGGCGGAGGGAGCAGGGCGCTACCAGGGAAGTGTGGTGGCGAGCGCAGGACGCTACCTGGGAAGTATGGCGGAGGGAGCAGGGCGCTACCAGGGAAGTGTGGTGGCGAGCGCAGGACGCTACCTGGGAAGTATGGCGGAGGGAGCAGGGCGCTACCAGGGAAGTGTGGTGGCGAGCGCAGGACGCTACCTGGGAAGTATGGCGGAGGGAGCAGGGCGCTACCAGGGAAGTGTGGTGGCGAGCGCAGGACGCTACCTGGGAAGTATGGCGGAGGGAGCAGGGCGCTACCAGGGAAGTGTGGTGGCGAGCGCAGGACGCTACCTGGGAAGTATGGCGGAGGGAGCAGGGCGCTACCAGGGAAGTGTGGTGGCGAGCGCAGGACGCTACCTGGGAAGTATGGCGGAGGGAGCAGGGCGCTACCAGGGAAGTGTGGTGGCGAGCGCAGGACGCTACCTGGGAAGTGTGGCGGAGAGCGTAGCTGCCATCAGTCGCCTGCCAGGAGGCAAGTTCGGCCTGCTGCCCGCCAAGCAGCTCAGCAAGTCCACCCGGTTCGGCATCAAGGAACTGACTACGGGCAGATGGCTCTTGAGGTTCGACAAGCCCCATGCTGGTGTCAGACACGCTCATGTGAACATCAACTACAAGCTGACGAGAGTCCGGGATCCACATACCAGAGTACCGGAGTCGGTGGTAAACGCTCTTGGCGTGGGTGGGAAGGTGAGTCCATCTTGATGTTCACTAATATCAAACACACCCACGTGAACATCAACTACAATCTGACGGAAGTCCGGGATCCACATACCAGAGTGCTGGAGTCGGTGGTAAACGCTCTTGGCATGGGTGGGAAGGTGAGTCTAACTTGATATTCACTGATATCAAACACGCCCACATGAACATCAACTACAAGCTGACAGAGTCAGGGATCCACATACCAGAGTACCGGAGTCGGTGGTAAACGCTCTTGGCATGGGCAGGAAGGTGAGTCCAGTTTGCTGTTCACTGGTATCAAACATGCCCATGTGAACATCAACTACAAGCTGACAGAGTCAGGGATCCACATACAAGAGTGCCGGAGTCGGTGGTAAATGCTCTTGGCATGGGTGGGAAGGTGAGTCTCGCTTGATGCTCAGCCTCGATGCACTGCAGCTACAAACCTCGCATCAGAAATTGATGTCtattttgtttagttaattttgtCAATTGGTTTTTTTAGGGTCATGGACGCATGAAACAACTCGCATGGAAATAAGTTACtgtatgtaaaattaatttcttgaTCGATATCTCCAATTTTCAATGTACATAACaatcttaaatgtttttcatagCAGGAACGTTTCTTTCTCTTGTTCtttcatttccaaaaaaattatataattaaaattattgacattttttaATTTGCATTGATTATAATATTTCGTTAGGAATTAAATATCATTTTGGAtttcttaattattatttgttaattgaaaattttatgcatttatattaATTGGACGCATGAAACAACTCGCATGGAAATAAGTTACtgtatgtaaaattaatttcttgaTCGATATCTCCAATTTTCAATGTACATAACaatcttaaatgtttttcatagCAGGAACGTTTCTTTCTCTTGTTCtttcatttccaaaaaaattatataattaaaattattgacattttttaATTTGCATTGATTATAATATTTCGTTAGGAATTAAATATCATTTTGGAtttcttaattattatttgttaattgaaaattttatgcatttatattaattttttatttttttattttaaaattcgtacttttaaagttatttataaatttgttgcaTCCGTTGGTTTTTGTTGTATTATATGGTGTTAATCAAAtcattattaatatatttcataaaattttgttCTTAATATTGTTGCTTTAATTTCGTAAAAGCATAATCtataaatgattattttataaaagagATCCAATCTGTTTCATTTTGTAGGAGTAAAATGagtcattaaaacatttataaagtttttactaattttttttagattttatattacataaaatgataatcattaatttatttcataaaatctaTACATCTTGCAGTTGAAATAGTCATTAAAATTTGTAGTAAAagattattttaagatttttgaatTTGAAGAGTAAATtatgtgccgccaactagtatttttggcacaattttaaatttgaattaaaaaaaaataatgtcatcAGTCATTCTTTCCTGCAATAACATAAACTtattcctcctcctgtacactcccattcaacttttgtcagacctgtctccccaagttttcccagccctagatccgatTTTTGCAGAGACTTTGCCAGTCAGTCTGGGTATCcttttattcccgccttggcACACGAACGgcgcctgtaattcgcctccgatccgtgacgagaactgctaggtcctgcaagctctcagggcagACTGATTCCTAGACCTCGCCTGACGCGAGCCATTTTCACCAAAGTATAGTCACGCCTCCGGGTCCTGTAGAGCCTCTTTTCCGCTGTCATCAGCagcccccacacaccccacatctccaagttttcctgggaacactggcccAGAGCGATGACCGGCCACTAACTCCGGCCAGGGTTGGCCTCTCCCCAAGGCCACGACACTAGTTCCAAAAGTACATGCTCATCCTACCtagcggtagttttgcgaatcacttcccctgggagtttgaacgTCCGctgaacgcctgccctctggtgtctcccgcagtaaccagtacccTGTAGTTCCTTCCCCGGCCACCAGAGCACTGGCCTAGTCCGCTCCATAAGCCCTATGCTGCTACCAGCCGCCTCGTGCGAGTCGACCTCTACTcggttcagccacacctcagtaggtcgcgctgacatcgggcagtaccaccaacttcgagatatcgaagtctgctTTTCTCGGCAAGCCCCTCGGTAAttttcggaacctttcggtccgaaagccgaagcctcccctctttcttttctttaacatcgccttttaattacgagtctctgccgccccaaacttactgcgcgccgcgattcTGGACTGGCTACTTCGCATCTACGTCATCAGTACGCCTCTCCGTAATTCTTTTAATTGTGATTAACTAGACAATGGATGATTCCCTCAATGGtagtgtttaggcgttagtcagtcTGTGTAGATCTAGCTCGTGTAGTCATCTATTAGTCATCataaccaattaattttttttaatcatgaaacGTACGCGCCGTGTCCATGTGCTCAACGCCCGGGGAGATCCTGGAAGCCATCGATCTGTTTGGTGAGTTTCTACTACCtttactccccgaccatcatcgtgactagaaggcattttctgcctattttgccaactgtctgttaatcagtcctgaacatgtgtgtttcggatctgttTACAGACAGGGACCAAGTACCAAGTAACAAGTACTAGGGTACACGTTTTCAAGAACCGGGcacattccaaggaccagatcagtctccacggGCCGGATGACTAAGACCCTCTGACATCCTGTCAGCTTTTCCACTTCGTCCAGCAACCTTAAAACtgccagcccttcagtttttaaaaaccttttcggACTAGCATTCAACCACGTGGCTGAGATCAGACAGCCAGAAGTTTCCTGCGACTTCTTAATATGTTTATTGTTACGAACTTtaggtatttaaattatattaaagatatatttaattgtctaataagggccggcccattctcctaataatgtgattttaaatccaggttatgtatgttttttttttttgttaatcaatGTATAATATATCCAATGTGAAAATAAccagaagtaaaataaaaacaaaggtaCTAagatctagacgaaatcattattttgccttctgaaaccaaaagatccacttccctccccccccccccccctcaagtcatcaggagagtgaattgtaacaaagttgtaacataacttgggtttactctgttgTGACTGAGGAGTGTGACAAATCTTAATCATAAAAATCTGGTATCTATAtgaatttgttattattattttccttgtacttattaatattttcttatagtaattgccacaattatttttgttaattctaTAACAGTCtcgtaaattaaataaatacttgtcAACTCTCTTGCTCCTTTGTGAAAATAATGTTAGGCACATAGTTTGATCGCAAATCATGTTCATAAAAACGTTCTATTTGTTTCgaaatgattatatatatatgtatatataaactattaaaataaaataatatacagataagtttcattatttttatcCATAACATTTTTGGTTCTTGTAATATCGATTAAGCGAGCATTCCCTGTCGTATagttagtaaaatattaatattgtcacgaacgcgagagaccagacttCGGTGCGCGCCAGGACTGTGCAACTTGACAGACACTGGGTGACTTGggaataaagatttttaagtacatgtaattggtgattaggcatttataattaatattatttatgtagatataagtaatcaataaaactgtgcattAAAACTTAATTGGACTATCCGTTACGAACCAGTAGTTCTTTCCCCACATTATTCTAAATCGTAACaacatgtttatttatatgtactGTGTTTGgtggaaatttatatttatgtatttaacttctaacaatttatttttatctgcAATTTAGATTATTTGTGTTTCTTGAAGTATGTCAACAAATGTATTTACAACAATCATGAAgtgtttattaaagaaaaatttattttatgttatggaaaagtaCCAGCGCAATTCTACCAACATTTCTTACATGCTCGGCTGCTTCTGCTGCTtttgtgctgctgctgctgttgttggctgcactccatggaatgagtacaaaaGTTTCGCTCCGagtcattttatttttctttttagaaAATAAGTTTATATAATACGTCGGTGATTGGTGCTGCCAACCCCAGAAGTTTtctttattaacttaaaatactacaTATAACACTCCTGACTATGACTAGAGCTGGCTGCAGTCATAATTAAACTGAATAATCACgtgcgaaaataaatgtttccaaaaacgtattgCAGGCAGTGCTCCAAGCTTTAAACTACTGTATATAATACATTGTAGTAGAATTCCGTCATactttaatattgttacgaactaattttggaggggaggggggggctgGGTTCGaaaggaatagcccaattaaattttattaccattttatttattactagcatttacattactaataaacgattgtatttcaaaatgttttatgaCCAATAATTCGGAGTTAAAAATGGTTATTCGTAAGTTACTCAATGTTTGCCAAGTCCCACAGGTCACACTCCTCACCGGAGCTAGGCTCAGCAATGATTCGCTCATTACCTTGCACTTGTCCACACACAcaatctcgcgccactcagtcgcactatctcaatcctgtcactccgcgtcgcgccactctagagggggtctctcaccctatTCGCCGAtgacgcacttcccttcactcgaggaactctccgaactctcggaactcctgCGAAGGCCGGCATCGTCACTTATATCCCCATGGCGTCCATCTCGAAGGgatgagagcggctgtgacgtgtcgtgTCTACCCAGGCCGACCCGCTGcctgaaaagtccagaaaggcggcgtttgttcgcgccactccgcgcagCGGCCTCGGGAAATCCGCATGATTCCCAGACCGCTAGTGTCAGTGACAATAGTCGGAGAGTTGAGGGTGAACCGGGAGCGGAGGAGGATGGTCagccagacccttgtaatccgaccgggcgcgcgtggcatgcgtgacgtcagcacCCGTGCGAGGCCGCAGTCAGAATCACTGGAAGGCCCGCTCAGGTGCCTGGCTCGCGTCGCGGCCTTGCCTCCAAGCACGCGTGTAACAATATGTTGAgggcccccccccctcttttttttttgtttttagtctatGTTAGTACTTTTACGATATTCCGCTGACGCAAAGAGTTTATTGTTCATTCTTTGTTAGTCATGGTCAACAGCTTTCTGCAACAAGACACAGTTTTACTATTCGCTCCATTATTGGCTTTATCTCGGAGAGCATCTTCGAACAGTATGACGTTTGCATGCTTGCCATAAGCTGGGTGCATGATTGAAAAattaacagtaacagtaggtcgtgcgcacaagatttgaccgctaTGTTTTCCAaactactgattcacaatagctcATAGGACGGTCATGGGAAACAGGTCGTGCACATAGaaaggaaattaatatattttatttgtgcgcatggcgcaacagccaatgatAGTAGACTAGAAAAACCATTTTGGGGGCACTAgggaactgtttatatttatcaatcatattgttacgattattaaaacaataatcgtcgtgggaaaaccaCTGGGCTCGtgaatggatagcccaattaaaaattctaccactgcagttttattgattgccattatttatatcactaataaataatcttataaaatgtCAAATGATcatttacacttaaaaatatttcttccccaatcactcggttcttacacactgcacacctcgctgggccggacctctggcgcaactctcgccgcagcaccctcgtggacctccgtcgtcgcactccgccgccgccgccgccgttgcacttcccttcgccgaggattccGCTCAACGCTTCGCTTGGAACTTCACTCTGGACTcacgccgcacccgcggcactatcccCCCGGAACTGAACTTTAATCCACtcccggaggccggcgtcctgggcttatataggcccaggcgccacttctagaagtcgcgagcgaGGCTGGGGCTAATCGCGTCATTGCGCGCCGACCCGACGTCAGAATTATCGAGAAAGGCGACGGCAGCTCGCATGGCGGCCCGCGGAACTACCCAGCCGCAAGGTGTCAGCTAACGGCGTCGAGGCAAAGCTTCGCGCGGggattgcggggggggggggggagaagcgacGACCCCCGCAATCCACCAGGcacgcgcggcacgtctcacgttgcggtggCCACGTGACgacggccgccagccagctc
This DNA window, taken from Bacillus rossius redtenbacheri isolate Brsri chromosome 3, Brsri_v3, whole genome shotgun sequence, encodes the following:
- the LOC134530218 gene encoding uncharacterized protein LOC134530218, translating into MSGNEGSSRLRRYLGSMAEGAGRYQGSVVASAGRYLGSMAEGAGRYQGSVVASAGRYLGSMAEGAGRYQGSVVASAGRYLGSMAEGAGRYQGSVVASAGRYLGSMAEGAGRYQGSVVASAGRYLGSMAEGAGRYQGSVVASAGRYLGSMAEGAGRYQGSVVASAGRYLGSVAESVAAISRLPGGKFGLLPAKQLSKSTRFGIKELTTGRWLLRFDKPHAGVRHAHVNINYKLTRVRDPHTRVPESVVNALGVGGKVLRTVGEAATVVAVAVDAYRLGRDAEADILEKGRLGKRTARTAASIGGGWAGGLGGAAAGNITGAWVGGALGSLPGAAVGSLVGAVLGGVAGCVGGSTAASSAVGAAPSSAAGATIYSWCPSLLSRLQR